One genomic window of Cercospora beticola chromosome 5, complete sequence includes the following:
- a CDS encoding uncharacterized protein (MEROPS:MER0000338), with product MPSIKNLLYTLPAVLPAVLARPHIDRRQTAQTIPGKWIARIEDNEVLDTVLSTVFDAAGVQSTGTYSVGNVKGFNFDGDDAILDILQELGAIKSVEPDVMMHAYVPLHVRQSLHHVRQLPGNGTGNGTFVTQEDAPWGLSRISHKTNAGNGSSYVYDRSAGEDTFIYIIDTGINTEHEEFEGRVTLGESFIRGSEGEDDQGHGTHCAGTAAGTTYGVAKKANLIAVKVLDSEGSGSNSGVLRGIDWAVQHATENGHLDRAVLSMSLGGTFSQTTNDAIEEATNAGAFITVAAGNEGEDASNSSPASAPSACTVGATNLQDARADFSNFGEALDIFAPGEDITSAWIGSSSAQNTISGTSMATPHIAGLAAYLIALEGPKSPAALCERIQELAQKDILEDVGDGSVNLLAYNGAAN from the exons ATGCCTTCTATCAAGAACCTGCTCTACACTCTCCCAGCAGTACTGCCGGCAGTACTTGCTCGTCCACACATCGACCGCCGCCAGACGGCTCAGACCATCCCAGGCAAATGGATCGCTCGTATTGAGGACAACGAAGTTCTCGATACCGTGCTCTCCACCGTCTTCGACGCTGCCGGCGTACAGTCCACTGGAACTTACAGTGTCGGAAATGTCAAAGGCTTCAACTTCGATGGTGACGATGCCATCCTGGACATCCTTCAAGAACTCGGCGCCATCAAATCCGTCGAGCCAGATGTCATGATGCACGCCTACGTTCCACTCCACGTCCGGCAGTCACTTCACCACGTTCGACAATTGCCTGGAAACGGAACTGGCAATGGGACTTTTGTCACTCAGGAGGATGCTCCATGGGGTTTGAGCCGTATTTCGCACAAGACGAATGCTGGAAATGGCAGCAGCTATGTTTACGATCGATCGGCCGGAGAGGATACTTTTATTTATATCATTGATACTGGAATTAATACCGAGCATGAGGAGTTTGAGGGAAGAGTGACTCTTGGTGAGAGTTTTATTCGGGGCTCtgagggagaggatgatCAGGGACATGGAACTCACTGTGCGGGA ACCGCAGCGGGAACTACCTATGGAGTT GCCAAGAAAGCCAACCTCATTGCCGTGAAGGTTCTTGACTCCGAGGGAAGTGGATCAAACAGCGGCGTGCTCCGTGGTATTGACTG GGCTGTCCAACATGCCACAGAGAACGGCCACCTCGACCGCGCTGTCCTCTCCATGTCTCTCGGCGGAACCTTCTCTCAAACCACCAACGACGCCATCGAGGAAGCCACCAACGCCGGCGCTTTCATCACTGTCGCAGCTGGcaacgaaggcgaagatgccTCCAACAGCTCTCCCGCCTCCGCCCCCTCTGCCTGCACTGTCGGCGCCACCAACCTCCAAGACGCTCGCGCtgacttctccaacttcggcGAAGCCCTCGACATCTTTGCCCCAGGCGAGGACATCACTTCCGCATGGATCGGATCCTCTTCAGCACAGAACACCATCTCCGGAACCAGCATGGCCACCCCACACATTGCTGGCCTTGCTGCTTACTTGATCGCTTTGGAGGGACCGAAGAGCCCTGCCGCGCTGTGCGAGCGCATTCAAGAGTTGGCTCAGAAGGATATCTTGGAGGATGTTGGTGATGGTTCGGTGAACCTTTTGGCATACAATGGTGCTGCCAACTAA
- a CDS encoding uncharacterized protein (antiSMASH:Cluster_11~CAZy:GH28), whose product MPTLLQILLQSLPALSVPSPHYGELSGPTCVVKPAGQNDSAPAIIKAFEDCGHNEGDARGRVVFTNETYHIKSVMKTTGLRNVDIELHGTLLWDQNIPYWLNNSLPVGYQNQSSAWSFGGENVNWQGFGYGTLDGNGQVWYDFINGTNNYPGRPHSITITGTKDSYFQGIRFVQSQMWTMTIIHSENVLLEDIYINSTDTKQAVGFDFSSLNTDGADTIYANNITFRRFTVDNGDDSISAKANSTNILIEDCDFYTGLGVAIGSIGQYEDRYETIENITARNITINHMRYGVYIKTWTGVSTGYPPNGGGGGRGYAANMTFEDFKLKNASGIFAITQCTSYNGASGNCGTSPFNIRDLTLKNWSGTTTSDVIGEMQCSEAAPCTGFTIEGMEGIIDTVNNTLPSQYLCDSVINPTGFECTGVPYGENPRK is encoded by the exons ATGCCGACGCTTCTCCAAA TTCTGCTCCAGAGCCTTCCAGCTCTATCTGTCCCAAGCCCACATTATGGCGAACTCTCCGGGCCAACATGTGTTGTCAAGCCAGCAGGACAGAACGATTCAGCGCCCGCTATCATCAAGGCATTCGAGGATTGCGGCCACAATGAAGGCGATGCGCGGGGCCGCGTCGTGTTCACGAACGAGACGTACCACATCAAGTCGGTTATGAAGACGACCGGACTTCGCAACGTTGATATCGAGCTTCACGGGACCCTGCTCTGGGACCAAAACATTCCGTACTGGCTGAACAACTCTTTGCCTGTGGGCTACCAGAACCAGTCCTCAGCTTGGTCATTCGGAGGTGAAAATGTGAACTGGCAGGGTTTCGGATATGGAACGCTCGATG GTAATGGCCAAGTGTGGTACGACTTCATCAATGGTACAAACAATTACCCCGGCCGGCCTCACAGTATCACTATCACTGGCACCAAGGACAGCTACTTCCAGGGCATTCGATTTGTGCAGAGCCAGATG TGGACAATGACTATCATCCATTCCGAGAATGTGCTGCTGGAGGACATCTACATCAACAGCACAGACACCAAGCAGGCAGTCGGGTTTGACTTTTCATCTCTGAAC ACCGACGGAGCAGATACCATTTACGCGAACAACATTACCTTCCGCCGGTTCACTGTCGACAACGGCGACGATTCAATCAGCGCCAAAGCCAACAGTACCAACATCCTCATCGAAGACTGCGATTTCTACACTGGCCTTGGCGTTGCCATCGGCAGCATCGGGCAGTACGAGGACCGTTATGAGACGATCGAAAACATCACAGCACGCAACATCACAATCAACCACATGCGTTACGGCGTCTACATTAAGACATGGACAGGAGTCAGCACCGGCTACCCACCAAACGGAGGAGGCGGTGGCAGAGGTTACGCCGCCAACATGACCTTCGAAGACTTCAAGCTTAAGAATGCAAGCGGCATCTTTGCGATCACTCAGTGTACCTCTTACAACGGTGCCAGTGGAAACTGTGGGACTTCCCCATTCAACATCAGAGACTTGACATTGAAGAACTGGTCTGGCACTACCACGAGCGATGTCATTGGAGAAATGCAATGCAGTGAAGCTGCGCCTTGCACAGGCTTCACGATTGAAGGAATGGAAGGCATCATTGATACTGTCAACAACACTTTGCCTTCTCAGTATCTGTGCGATAGTGTCATCAACCCCACTGGGTTCGAGTGCACCGGTGTCCCGTACGGGGAGAATCCGAGAAAGTAA
- a CDS encoding uncharacterized protein (antiSMASH:Cluster_11), which yields MVTGLETAAGAAQVISLAFQVFQGCIDAYKFCHTAQLIGIEGDLLRTRLQIERYRLEEWAQCSRLNTSSPDARLNWPLIYDILEQQYTILTSADKLQSKYGLKLLEDEVEDGKEERREDVGLGKVLRRLRPKLYSNSASSKAIAKANGPWKRMQWAAGGKEKVVKVIDDLGELNTHLERLLDLPDRTWLKTGMGALLRDALSHTTDLTEVETLQALLRPASGVGDAAIASAARFKRIRLVLGVDQRPGEIRPPQTPAIYNSMPRLKMIKEKKIKAAGNVLVRAASIQLGTYNDDPVLVEWRHTDAYKYDVLEKHMQALALLLGSVDNTFATLPCIGLTASKECCRFALVYEVPVSTTEEQRSSLTLHDAIASQRRMSLRDRLSIACTLAEAVLQLHTVGWLHKSIRSDNVIFLKNGQDLGASSDMGKPYLMGYDYARPEAETSLTELPDATLQSDLYRHPQKRGAVATGYRKQFDLFALGCVLTELALWEGLVTTLSRLSLEDWHKAIEDAERTKKDLKLPSLLDFWQDSQFVEDVSHAAGSRYLEAVQLCLKDPSDQTDGDEASLEVQRSVLEKLQECRV from the coding sequence ATGGTGACAGGTCTGGAAACAGCAGCTGGAGCGGCTCAGGTCATCTCGCTTGCTTTCCAGGTCTTCCAAGGATGCATCGACGCATACAAGTTCTGCCATACTGCTCAACTTATTGGCATCGAGGGCGATCTGCTCCGCACAAGATTGCAGATTGAGCGATATCGCCTGGAGGAATGGGCGCAGTGCTCACGGCTGAACACGTCCAGTCCTGATGCGAGACTGAATTGGCCATTGATATACGATATTCTGGAGCAGCAGTATACCATCTTGACATCGGCGGACAAATTGCAGAGTAAATATGGCCTGAAGTTGTTGGAGGATGAAGTTGAAGACGGgaaagaggagaggagggaagACGTCGGACTTGGCAAGGTCCTTCGGCGGCTCAGGCCCAAACTTTACTCCAACTCCGCTTCATCTAAGGCAATTGCAAAGGCGAACGGACCATGGAAGCGCATGCAATGGGCAGCAGGCGGGAAAGAGAAGGTCGTGAAGGTGATCGATGACCTCGGCGAGCTGAACACACACCTCGAGCGCCTCCTGGACCTCCCCGACCGTACATGGCTGAAGACGGGCATGGGCGCTTTACTGCGCGATGCACTGAGCCATACCACGGATCTGACCGAAGTCGAGACACTTCAAGCCCTTCTGCGTCCTGCTTCTGGCGTCGGCGATGCTGCAATTGCCAGCGCCGCACGTTTCAAACGTATCCGCCTCGTGCTAGGAGTCGACCAGCGCCCAGGCGAGATCCGCCCACCCCAGACACCAGCCATATACAACTCCATGCCGCGTCTCAAGAtgataaaagagaagaagataaAGGCCGCTGGGAATGTACTGGTAAGAGCAGCCAGCATACAGCTTGGGACGTACAATGATGACCCGGTACTGGTTGAATGGCGACACACGGACGCCTACAAGTACGATGTGCTGGAGAAGCATATGCAAGCACTGGCACTCCTGCTAGGCAGTGTTGATAATACATTCGCCACTCTGCCTTGTATCGGTCTGACTGCTTCGAAGGAATGCTGCAGGTTTGCCCTGGTATACGAAGTTCCCGTCTCGACCACCGAAGAGCAGCGCTCATCACTCACGCTTCACGACGCCATTGCCTCTCAGCGTCGCATGTCTCTTCGAGACCGCCTGAGTATAGCTTGCACACTGGCAGAGGCTGTGTTGCAACTCCACACCGTCGGCTGGCTGCACAAGAGTATCAGGTCCGACAATGTCATCTTCTTGAAGAATGGTCAGGACCTGGGCGCTTCCTCGGACATGGGGAAGCCATATTTGATGGGCTATGACTACGCTCGGCCAGAGGCTGAGACATCGCTGACTGAGCTACCAGATGCTACCCTTCAAAGTGACCTCTATCGACATCCACAGAAACGCGGCGCTGTGGCTACTGGCTACAGAAAGCAGTTCGATCTCTTCGCCTTGGGCTGTGTGCTTACAGAACTTGCTCTGTGGGAGGGTCTCGTCACCACGCTGTCCCGATTATCTCTCGAGGACTGGCACAAGGCGATTGAGGATGCGGAACGCACAAAGAAAGACCTGAAACTGCCTTCCTTGCTAGACTTTTGGCAGGATTCGCAGTTTGTCGAAGACGTCTCTCATGCGGCTGGCTCGCGGTATCTCGAGGCTGTTCAACTGTGCTTGAAAGACCCATCTGATCAGACCGATGGTGACGAGGCATCGCTGGAAGTCCAGCGGAGCGTgttggagaagctgcaggaaTGCCGGGTATGA
- a CDS encoding uncharacterized protein (antiSMASH:Cluster_11): MPERDKLSWLTPKRRRTTGNLKTNGHMKKVAEEGFGAIMEDGVQDQGLERPPGVSRPASQPHVPQISKGGDGGLFYAYARKDDDSESCYLLTFASAPTANEWWLLVQANFPAVSRPSPQLFTLNNPDMLSQTWIHPAFEHLRSRWMYIALSDSVSSGLGGAAQGIIPLQDAQGNMLGGSAPSSPPLRQRSVRHRKEQDSRPGDIDARLDRVTQMMERSTDSIDKLVQSQAGSSQNGQGYFDTSPLAVHFGKMTDLLARNVENIESMSKKQFEHEQRLTDALEEVSRKRREDRIDLSQLSAHLDRVNRTLDQSAAQRKDGVRSPVEKPPAIDFTPVTTKLEALQQAIEQNSSINKKILGERTNADAEARYKNQLDLLPISETLEKIHEAIEKQNLHTTAILEILRDDKDDSLRVSRTNGETLDRILQAQIEMKEIVEHNSGDIDFGPVAEHMDAIREATAENTQQIKDFIEHQKTASPGVQSGSKDIDFSPMTDRLDRMHGALERTSNYFQTQSPGTGDTKFLMSALSSHLSKIQAVTEQNAAAIRSMREKPPPPQVSPAPLMSEGMQGMIRETNDRLQALTSALSAGQTEQKRTPEADVLLDKRIEATSAQVRELMAGQREMVSVVRELALSITAKEKESCDHVVIPPPRKVGKKIVGFVYDGKEGLGLG, translated from the exons ATGCCTGAACGAGACAAACTCTCCTGGTTGACACCGAAGCGTAGGAGGACGACCGGTAATTTGAAGACGAATGGCCACATGAAGAAGGTCGCAGAAGAAGGGTTTGGAGCCATCATGGAGGACGGTGTGCAGGACCAAGGCCTTGAACGACCACCAGGAGTATCGCGACCAGCTTCGCAGCCGCATGTGCCACAGATCAGCAAAGGCGGCGATGGTGGCCTGTTCTACGCATATGCGCGCAAG GACGATGACTCCGAATCATGTTACCTACTCACCTTCGCCTCCGCGCCGACTGCGAACGAATGGTGGCTACTCGTGCAAGCCAACTTCCCTGCTGTGTCACGGCCAAGTCCGCAGCTCTTCACACTGAACAACCCCGACATGCTATCGCAGACATGGATACATCCGGCCTTTGAGCATTTGAGGAGCAGGTGGATGTATATCGCCCTGTCAGACAGTGTATCGAGTGGTCTGGGCGGAGCAGCGCAAGGAATCATACCACTGCAGGATGCGCAAGGGAACATGCTTGGAGGAAGTGCTCCGTCGAGTCCGCCCCTTCGACAACGATCAGTTAGACATCGGAAAGAGCAGGACAGTCGGCCAGGGGACATTGATGCCCGACTGGATAGAGTAACCCAAATGATGGAACGCAGCACCGACAGCATTGACAAGCTTGTACAATCACAAGCGGGCAGCTCGCAGAATGGCCAAGGGTACTTTGACACAAGCCCTCTGGCGGTACATTTTGGCAAGATGACAGACCTGCTCGCAAGGAATGTCGAGAACATCGAAAGCATGTCGAAGAAGCAATTTGAGCATGAGCAGCGCTTGACGGACGCACTCGAGGAAGTCTCACGAAAACGACGCGAAGATCGCATAGATCTGTCTCAATTGTCCGCGCACCTAGATCGCGTGAACCGCACACTGGACCAGTCGGCTGCACAGAGGAAAGATGGCGTTCGGTCACCAGTGGAGAAGCCACCCGCCATCGACTTCACGCCAGTGACCACGAAATTGGAAGCCTTGCAGCAGGCCATTGAACAGAACTCGTCAATCAACAAGAAGATTCTTGGGGAACGGACAAATGCAGACGCCGAGGCACGTTATAAAAATCAGCTGGATCTACTACCCATCTCGGAAACATTGGAGAAGATTCACGAAGCAATTGAGAAACAGAATCTACACACCACCGCAATACTTGAAATCCTGCGAGACGACAAGGACGATTCTCTTCGAGTAAGCAGAACTAATGGCGAGACACTTGACCGCATATTACAAGCTCAAATCGAAATGAAAGAGATCGTGGAGCATAACAGCGGCGATATCGACTTTGGACCCGTGGCAGAACACATGGACGCGATTCGagaagcaacagcagaaaATACCCAGCAGATCAAGGATTTCATCGAACACCAGAAGACTGCAAGCCCTGGCGTCCAAAGCGGATCGAAAGATATCGACTTCAGTCCCATGACTGATCGGCTTGATCGTATGCATGGTGCATTGGAGAGAACAAGCAATTACTTCCAGACGCAGAGTCCTGGCACCGGTGACACGAAATTTCTCATGTCGGCATTGTCATCACATCTGAGTAAAATTCAGGCTGTGACGGAACAGAATGCTGCCGCGATCAGGAGTATGCGAGAGaaacctcctccgcctcaggTTTCTCCAGCACCTTTGATGAGCGAGGGCATGCAAGGCATGATACGAGAAACGAACGACAGGTTGCAAGCGCTCACGAGTGCGTTATCAGCCGGGCAGACTGAACAGAAGCGAACGCCAGAAGCGGATGTGCTTTTGGATAAACGAATCGAAGCGACATCTGCGCAAGTCCGGGAGCTCATGGCCGGACAGAGAGAGATGGTGAGCGTTGTGCGCGAATTGGCTTTGAGCATCACAGCGAAGGAAAAAGAGTCCTGCGATCATGTCGTGATACCACCGCCGAGGAAGGTAGGCAAAAAGATTGTTGGGTTCGTGTACGATGGAAAGGAGGGTCTGGGATTGGGGTAG
- a CDS encoding uncharacterized protein (antiSMASH:Cluster_11): MTTNITIPAPISWTPSAYWDGNDGTWNSFIVQVGTPPQEFRILPSTADQETWIPVSEGCTAASPDDPGYCGFLRGTLPVNGVNSSGFATNETSSWEQIGSGIYTLNSQEAELGYGGNGLYGFDTVVWGNSSDAPSLERQVVAGIADPSFWLGIAGIGPKPINFTEFNDPIDSFLSTLVNDNKIASLSWAYTAGASYRDQSPASLTLGGYDRNRIQGNGKSFDMDADNSRPLQVAVTAVTGQNTLNGTITLWESATMHFIDSTVPHIWVPEDSIGLWTSAFGLTYDNTTDLYVVNETIHDQLLELNPTITFTLGSNTGATVSDSQTIRLPYAAFDLEATYPFYQNATRYFPIRRAANHTQYTIGRTFFQEAYVIADFGRNNFTVAQASFDNLDTESLVAIDKPPANSTSSSQKEPSSSGLGGGAIAGIVIGAVAGLAIIGLLLWFFVFRKKRVETPDENVEDSAYQADQKPPLLQHDSELPADNTAVNEAYGSKVMMYQEMESLPVHSEVHGDPARWGKNGVQELHTPPIPGNAGYGMQELGAQAVGHESGYLAEAPGSEGRRAELPANEPIDRK; the protein is encoded by the coding sequence atgacgacgaataTCACGATTCCCGCGCCCATCTCATGGACACCTTCAGCGTATTGGGACGGCAACGATGGTACTTGGAACAGCTTCATCGTTCAAGTAGGAACACCGCCGCAAGAGTTCAGAATCCTGCCTTCGACGGCAGATCAGGAAACATGGATACCGGTGTCGGAAGGATGTACAGCAGCTTCGCCAGATGATCCAGGTTACTGCGGTTTTTTGCGAGGAACACTACCGGTCAACGGCGTGAACAGTTCCGGCTTTGCAACGAATGAGACCAGCTCCTGGGAGCAGATAGGGAGTGGTATCTACACGCTCAATTCTCAGGAAGCGGAGCTCGGATATGGAGGCAATGGGCTCTATGGCTTCGACACCGTGGTATGGGGAAACTCTAGTGACGCGCCGAGCCTTGAGAGGCAGGTCGTAGCTGGTATTGCAGATCCCTCCTTCTGGCTAGGCATCGCTGGGATAGGCCCGAAGCCGATCAACTTTACAGAGTTCAATGATCCGATTGACAGCTTTTTGAGCACGCTCgtcaacgacaacaagaTTGCGTCCTTATCATGGGCATACACCGCAGGAGCATCATATCGAGACCAAAGTCCGGCGTCCCTGACCCTGGGCGGATACGACAGGAACAGAATCCAAGGCAACGGAAAGTCATTCGACATGGACGCTGATAATTCTCGGCCTCTCCAAGTTGCTGTGACAGCTGTGACAGGGCAAAACACTCTGAATGGAACTATAACCCTTTGGGAGTCTGCAACCATGCACTTTATCGACTCTACTGTGCCTCACATCTGGGTGCCTGAAGATAGCATCGGGTTATGGACTTCTGCCTTTGGCTTGACCTACGATAACACAACAGACCTCTACGTGGTCAACGAGACAATACACGATCAGCTTCTGGAGCTCAACCCAACCATCACGTTCACCCTGGGTTCTAACACCGGCGCTACCGTCAGCGATTCGCAAACTATCAGACTGCCTTACGCAGCATTCGACCTCGAAGCGACCTATCCCTTCTACCAGAATGCCACGAGATACTTTCCCATCCGCCGTGCGGCCAATCATACGCAGTACACGATCGGCAGGACGTTCTTCCAAGAAGCGTACGTGATAGCAGATTTCGGACGCAACAACTTCACAGTTGCTCAAGCCAGCTTCGACAATCTGGACACGGAGAGCTTAGTGGCTATTGACAAGCCGCCTGCGAACAGCACTTCCTCATCTCAAAAAGAGCCGTCTTCGAGCGGTCTCGGCGGCGGCGCAATAGCTGGCATAGTCATCGGCGCAGTCGCTGGCTTAGCCATAATCGGACTCCTACTCtggttcttcgtcttccgcaAGAAGCGCGTCGAAACACCGGACGAAAACGTCGAAGACTCAGCATACCAAGCAGACCAGAAACCTCCGCTCCTCCAGCACGATTCCGAACTGCCGGCAGACAACACCGCTGTCAACGAAGCTTACGGCAGCAAAGTTATGATGTACCAGGAAATGGAAAGCCTGCCTGTGCACAGCGAAGTTCATGGCGATCCTGCGAGATGGGGCAAGAATGGCGTGCAAGAGTTGCACACTCCGCCAATCCCTGGCAATGCAGGTTATGGCATGCAAGAACTCGGGGCACAAGCTGTTGGCCACGAGAGTGGATATCTAGCTGAGGCGCCTGGAAGTGAAggcagaagagcagagcttCCTGCGAATGAACCTATTGATAGAAAGTAA